The DNA region GAGGAGGGTCACCGGCTGGTCGAGATCGGCTGCATCGAGCTGGTCAATCATCTCGCCACCGGGGAACGCTTCCACGTCTATCTCAATCCCGAGCGCGACATGCCGCCGGAGGCCTTCGCCGTCCATGGGTTGAGCGAGGAATTCCTGGCCGACAAGCCGCTGTTCAACGATGTCGCCGCCGACTTCGTCGCCTTCATCGGCGATTCCCCGCTGGTGATCCACAACGCCGCCTTCGACATGCATTTCCTGAATTGGGAACTGAAGATCGCCGGCTATCCGGTGATGCCGAAGGACCGCGCCATCGACACCCTGCTGATGGCCCGGCAGAAATTCCCCGGCTCGCCGGCCACCCTGGACGCGCTGTGCAAGCGTTTCGGCGTCGACAATTCCAACCGCACCCTGCACGGCGCTTTGCTCGACGCCCAGCTGCTCGCCGAGGTTTATCTGGAGTTGCTGGGCGGCCGGCAGACCGGCCTGTCCTTCGCCGGCGGCCCGGTGTCGAAAGGCGGGGTCGCCGGCCCGGTCCGCGTCGACCGCCCCTTCCGCGAAGCCCGCGTCTTCGCCGTCAGCGAGGAGGAGGCCGCCGCCCATGCGGAGATGCTGAAGAAGATCAAGAACCCGCTCTGGGCGGTGGAGTGAAGTGGGGCGGCGATCGCCCCACCCCCACCCCCAACCTTACGGCACCAGCACCGTCGACCCGGTCGTCGCCCGTGACTCCAGCGCCCGGTGCGCTTCGGCGGTGTCCTTCAGCGCGAAACGCTGGTTGACCGTGAAGGTCACCCCGCCATTCTTCACCGCGTCGAACAGATCGGCGGCCGAGGCCATCAGATCCTCCCGCTTGGCGGTGTAGGTCGCCAGCGTCGGCCGCGTCACATAGAGCGACCCCTTCGCCGCCAGAACCCCCAGATCCAGCGGCGCCGGCTGACCGGAGGCGGCGCCGAACAGCACCATCAGTCCGCGTGGCCGCAGGCAATCCAGCCCGCCGAGGAAGGTCGTCTTGCCGACGCCGTCATAGACCACCGGCACGCCCTGCCCGTCCGTCAGCTCCTTCACCCGGGTGACGAAATCCTCACGGCTGTAGTCGATGGTGTGATGGCAGCCATGGGCCTTGGCCAGCTCGGCCTTCTCCGCCGATCCGACGGTGCCGATCACCGTGGCGCCGAGATGCCGCGCCCAGGAACACAGCAGCAGCCCGACCCCGCCGGCGGCGGCCTGCACCAGGATGGTGTCGCCGGGCTGCACGACATAGGTGCCGCGCAGCAGATACTGCGCGGTCAATCCTTGCAGCAGCGTGGCGGCGGTCGCCTCTTCGTCGAGCCAGCTCGGCAGCGGCACCAGCCGGTCGGCGGCGATCAGCCGGCTCTCGGCATAGGCGCCGATCGCCATGGCGTAGCCGACGCGGTCGCCGATCTTCAGCGTGGTGACGTCCGGCCCCAGCGCCTCGACCACGCCGGATCCCGCCATGCCGATCACCGCCGGCAGGTTCGGCAGCTTGTAGGCGCCGGAGCGGTGATAGGTGTCGATGTAGTTCAGCCCGACGGCGGTCTGGCGGATGCGCACCTGGCCGGGGCCGGGCTCGTCCAGCTCGATCTCGTCCCAGCGCAGAACCTCCGGCCCGCCATGTTCGTGGATGCGGATCGCGTGAACCATGATGCTTTGGTTTCCTTTATCGTTGGAGAACGGGGGGCCTCACAGCAGCGCGAGCTGTTCCGTTCCGATCGCGTCGCCCTGCCCCACATTGGCATGACGGTGTTCCAGTGCCAGCAGCCACGCCTTGGTGTCCAGCCCGCCATGGCCGGAATAGCCGCCGGGCGCCCCGCCGCTGGCCAGCACCCGGTGACAGGGAATGATGATCGGGATCGGGTTGGCGCCACAGGCGCCGCCGACCGCGCGCGGCGCGCTGCCCAGCATCTTCGCCATCCCGCCATAGGTCGCGGTGCCGCCATAGGGGATCGCCAGCATGCCGTCCCACACGCTGCGCCGGAACGGCGTGCCCGCCGGCTCCAGCGGCAGAGCGAACCGCTGGAGCCGGCCGGCGAAATAGCTCTCCAGCTGGCGCGCCGTCTCCTCGAGCAATGCGTCCGGCTCGTCCCGCTCGAAGCGGCCCCAGCCGAGTTCGGTCAGGGCGGATCCGTCCCCGGTCAGCATCAGGGGGCCGAGCGGGCTGTCGATGGAAAGACGCGCCATGGTTTCCTCCCGGAAGATCGATGTTCGGTCAGCTTTTCGTCGCCAGAAGCGCCGCCAGATCCGCCGGGGCCGTCACCGGCGCCGAACAGGTCATGCCGCGGCAGACATAGGCGGTGGCCGTCCCGTCGCGCATCCCCTTCCCCTGGGCCGGGTGGCCGGCGGGCAGATCCGCTGGAAAATCCCCCTTGGGCGCCAGCACGGTCAGGATGCGGTTGGGCAGCGAGCGGTCCAGCACGGTGCGGCGCAGCGCCTCCGTCTCCGCCGTCCTCGGCGGGCCGACGATGACGATCTGCAACGGCGCCGTCATCAGCTCCACCGCGTTGAGGAAGGTCGGCAGCGGGAAGAAGTTGCGGGTCAGCTCGCCGGAGAAGGCGGTGGCGAGCGCCTCGGCCCGGTCGCGATAGGCATCCTCGCCGGTGCGCTGGAACAGAATGGTCAGCACCGCCAGCATGGTGCCGTTGCCGCTGGGGGTGGCGTTGTCATAGGCGGTCTTGGTGCGGACGATCAGCCCCTCGGCATCATCGGCGGTGAAGAAATAGCCGCCATTGGCGTCGTCCCAGAAATGGGCGTCCAGCGCCGCCGCCCAGACCTTCGCCTGATCGAGGGCCGCCGGATCCCCGGTCGCCTCATGCAGGGCGAGCGCCGCCCGCGCCATATGGGCATAGTCGTCCAGCATCCCGGCATGCTTGCCCTGCCCGTGCCGCCAGCTGTGGCAAAGCCGCCCGCCGCTGTCCATCCGGTCGCGGACGAAGGCGAAGGCGCGGCCGGCGGCGTCCAGCCACTCGGGTTCGTCCAGCGCCAGGGCGGCATGGGTCAGCGCGGCGATCATCAGGCCGTTCCAGTCGGCCAGCACCTTGTCGTCCCAGCCCGGCCGCACCCGCTTGGCCCGCGCCCGCGACAGGGCCTCCCGGCCCTTGGCGAGCATCGCCTCGGTGGATTCGTCGGCCGGGGTCAGGCCGCCCAGGCGGTTCAGGATGGTGACGCCTTCCCAATTGCCTTGGGGCAGCACCTCGTAAACGCGCTTAAACGTCGCCAACCCGTCGGCGCCGAGCGCGGGGCCGAGCAGCCGGTCGACCTCCTCCTCCCTCCAGATATAGAAGAGTCCCTCCTCGCCCTCGCTGTCGGCGTCCAGCGTCGCGGCGAAACCGCCGCCTTCGGCGATCATCTCGCGCAGCAGCCAGCCGACCGTCTCGCGGATGCGGGTCTCCAGCAGCGGGTCGCGCGTCTCCTGCCAGACCAGTGTCATCAGGTCGAGCAGCTCGGCATTGTCGTAGAGCATCTTCTCGAAATGCGGCACCAGCCAGCGTTCATCGACCGAATAGCGGGCGAAGCCGCCGCCGAGATGGTCGTAGATGCCGCCCTGCGCCATGTTGGCCAGCGTGTGGGTCACCGCGTCGCGGAACGGCTCGCGCCCCGTGCGCCGCCACGCCCGCCACAGCAGTTCGAACAGCGGCACCTGCGGGAATTTCGGTGCGCTGCCGATGCCGCCATGGATCGGATCGACCTCGCGCAGCAGCCGCTGCGCCACCTGATCCAGCATCCCGGCATCGATCGTTCCGGCGGCACCGGCCGAGCGGTTCTCCCCTATGCCGGCGAGCGCCGATCTCAGGGCCTCGACATTCTTGCCGACCTTGTCCGGCTCATCGGTATAGGTGCCGGCGATGCCGCGCAGCACGTCGGGGAAGCCGGCCCGGCCATAACGCTGCGCCGGCGGGAAATAGGTGCCACCCCAGAAGGGTTCGGCATCCGGGGTCAGGAACATGGTCAGCGGCCAGCCGCCCTGCTGGCCCAGCAGGGCCAGGGCCGATTGGTAGATGGTATCGAGGTCCGGCCGTTCCTCCCGGTCGACCTTGATGTTGATGAACAGCTCGTTCATCAGCCCGGCGATCTCCGGATTCTCGAAGCTCTCATGCGCCATGACGTGGCACCAGTGGCAGGC from Azospirillum sp. B510 includes:
- the dnaQ gene encoding DNA polymerase III subunit epsilon; this encodes MREIVLDTETTGFKPEEGHRLVEIGCIELVNHLATGERFHVYLNPERDMPPEAFAVHGLSEEFLADKPLFNDVAADFVAFIGDSPLVIHNAAFDMHFLNWELKIAGYPVMPKDRAIDTLLMARQKFPGSPATLDALCKRFGVDNSNRTLHGALLDAQLLAEVYLELLGGRQTGLSFAGGPVSKGGVAGPVRVDRPFREARVFAVSEEEAAAHAEMLKKIKNPLWAVE
- a CDS encoding quinone oxidoreductase family protein: MVHAIRIHEHGGPEVLRWDEIELDEPGPGQVRIRQTAVGLNYIDTYHRSGAYKLPNLPAVIGMAGSGVVEALGPDVTTLKIGDRVGYAMAIGAYAESRLIAADRLVPLPSWLDEEATAATLLQGLTAQYLLRGTYVVQPGDTILVQAAAGGVGLLLCSWARHLGATVIGTVGSAEKAELAKAHGCHHTIDYSREDFVTRVKELTDGQGVPVVYDGVGKTTFLGGLDCLRPRGLMVLFGAASGQPAPLDLGVLAAKGSLYVTRPTLATYTAKREDLMASAADLFDAVKNGGVTFTVNQRFALKDTAEAHRALESRATTGSTVLVP
- a CDS encoding methylated-DNA--[protein]-cysteine S-methyltransferase, coding for MARLSIDSPLGPLMLTGDGSALTELGWGRFERDEPDALLEETARQLESYFAGRLQRFALPLEPAGTPFRRSVWDGMLAIPYGGTATYGGMAKMLGSAPRAVGGACGANPIPIIIPCHRVLASGGAPGGYSGHGGLDTKAWLLALEHRHANVGQGDAIGTEQLALL
- a CDS encoding thioredoxin domain-containing protein, with amino-acid sequence MPATPLGANLLGRETSPYLLQHKDNPVHWMPWGPEAFARARAENKPVLLSVGYAACHWCHVMAHESFENPEIAGLMNELFINIKVDREERPDLDTIYQSALALLGQQGGWPLTMFLTPDAEPFWGGTYFPPAQRYGRAGFPDVLRGIAGTYTDEPDKVGKNVEALRSALAGIGENRSAGAAGTIDAGMLDQVAQRLLREVDPIHGGIGSAPKFPQVPLFELLWRAWRRTGREPFRDAVTHTLANMAQGGIYDHLGGGFARYSVDERWLVPHFEKMLYDNAELLDLMTLVWQETRDPLLETRIRETVGWLLREMIAEGGGFAATLDADSEGEEGLFYIWREEEVDRLLGPALGADGLATFKRVYEVLPQGNWEGVTILNRLGGLTPADESTEAMLAKGREALSRARAKRVRPGWDDKVLADWNGLMIAALTHAALALDEPEWLDAAGRAFAFVRDRMDSGGRLCHSWRHGQGKHAGMLDDYAHMARAALALHEATGDPAALDQAKVWAAALDAHFWDDANGGYFFTADDAEGLIVRTKTAYDNATPSGNGTMLAVLTILFQRTGEDAYRDRAEALATAFSGELTRNFFPLPTFLNAVELMTAPLQIVIVGPPRTAETEALRRTVLDRSLPNRILTVLAPKGDFPADLPAGHPAQGKGMRDGTATAYVCRGMTCSAPVTAPADLAALLATKS